The following are from one region of the Marinomonas sp. CT5 genome:
- a CDS encoding peptidylprolyl isomerase has protein sequence MKLFSFFTLIFFTLMPLQNLQAAPHKIDGISAIVDSTPILESDIQNRFQIVKERVPGGVMTDNIHRQILNQMIDETLQVNYARKIGMRASSSNVDNAILGVAKNMNLDLQGLKNVLASKGIDYSRYREQIEQEILMNNVKREIIKKRIVISDQEIDDYLSSETSITKEKEQVHFRHLLIRASDPEQAKEKITEIASKINSEDDFIQQAIENSDGQFAIEGGDLGWRPLNQLPPLFVRALDTEKGPLIGPLQSNAGFHLLWVIEKRSPDVTLQQQTKVRHILVRPNEIRNLEQTKELADEIYKKLKNGNDFTELAKKYSEDQGSTLQGGDLGWVTPGTMVPEFEDMMNQTKVGDISKPFRTQFGWHILEVEGRREADISNKVKRKNAEQALIAQKQDIVLGNWLDELRADAFIDIKN, from the coding sequence ATGAAGTTGTTTTCTTTTTTTACATTGATTTTTTTTACATTGATGCCGTTACAAAATCTACAGGCAGCCCCCCATAAAATCGACGGTATTTCAGCTATTGTTGATTCAACACCTATCTTAGAAAGCGATATCCAAAATCGCTTTCAGATTGTGAAAGAACGTGTTCCTGGTGGCGTAATGACCGACAATATTCATCGGCAGATTCTAAACCAAATGATCGATGAAACATTGCAGGTCAATTATGCTCGAAAAATTGGCATGAGAGCATCCAGCTCCAATGTTGATAACGCAATCCTTGGCGTCGCTAAAAACATGAACCTTGATTTACAAGGCTTAAAAAATGTTCTTGCTAGTAAAGGCATCGATTACTCTCGATACAGAGAGCAGATTGAACAAGAAATACTGATGAATAATGTAAAGCGAGAGATCATCAAAAAGCGTATCGTCATTTCAGACCAGGAAATTGATGACTATCTCAGTTCAGAGACAAGCATTACCAAAGAAAAGGAACAAGTTCACTTTCGCCACCTATTAATTAGAGCAAGTGACCCAGAACAAGCAAAAGAAAAAATAACTGAAATCGCAAGTAAAATTAACTCAGAAGATGATTTCATCCAGCAGGCGATTGAAAACTCGGACGGCCAATTTGCAATTGAAGGTGGCGACCTAGGCTGGCGCCCACTAAATCAACTACCGCCGCTATTTGTTCGCGCCTTAGACACAGAGAAAGGTCCTCTTATTGGCCCATTACAAAGTAATGCTGGCTTTCATTTGCTTTGGGTAATTGAAAAGCGCTCACCTGATGTAACACTGCAGCAGCAAACCAAGGTACGACACATTCTAGTGAGACCAAATGAAATTCGAAACTTAGAGCAAACCAAAGAACTTGCTGACGAAATTTATAAAAAATTAAAAAACGGCAACGACTTCACGGAACTGGCTAAAAAATACAGTGAAGACCAAGGCTCAACCTTGCAAGGTGGTGATCTAGGCTGGGTCACCCCAGGAACCATGGTGCCAGAATTCGAAGATATGATGAACCAGACCAAGGTTGGCGATATCAGCAAGCCATTCCGTACTCAATTTGGCTGGCATATTTTAGAAGTTGAAGGTCGCAGAGAAGCGGATATTAGTAATAAAGTAAAACGCAAGAATGCCGAGCAAGCTTTAATTGCACAAAAGCAAGATATTGTATTAGGCAATTGGCTTG